A region of Leifsonia xyli DNA encodes the following proteins:
- a CDS encoding sugar ABC transporter permease: MTSATLSSGTTTNSRPPAGRRIPTPRSMRARRILGWIAEHTVLVALAVLFIAPVVFVFLTSLMSSEQTLTASLWPQPFHWDNYVKVFTTVPLAQWFANSALYAVLATVFMLVSSVPAAYALAKIRFRGSGVLFTVIIIAMLLPPQVTAIPIYVMWSQLGLTGTLWPLILPNLLGDAFSIFLLRQFFLTIPSEYSDAARIDGNGEFGVLWRVVIPMAKPGIAATAIFLFFASWNDYYGPLLYTSENPAAWPVAYGLASFRGVHGTVWGLTMAMTMLVTVPVVLIFFFAQRVFVEGITLTGVKG, encoded by the coding sequence ATGACCTCCGCCACCCTCTCCTCCGGCACGACGACGAACAGCCGCCCGCCGGCGGGCCGCCGCATCCCCACACCGCGCTCGATGCGCGCCCGCCGCATCCTGGGCTGGATCGCGGAGCACACGGTGCTGGTCGCGCTCGCGGTGCTGTTCATCGCGCCGGTCGTGTTCGTCTTCCTGACGTCGCTGATGTCGAGCGAGCAGACGCTCACGGCGTCGCTGTGGCCGCAGCCGTTCCACTGGGACAACTACGTGAAGGTGTTCACGACCGTCCCGCTCGCGCAGTGGTTCGCCAACTCGGCGCTGTACGCCGTACTCGCGACGGTGTTCATGCTGGTGTCGAGCGTCCCGGCCGCCTACGCCCTCGCGAAGATCCGCTTCCGCGGGTCAGGTGTGCTGTTCACGGTGATCATCATCGCGATGCTGCTGCCGCCGCAGGTGACGGCCATCCCGATCTACGTCATGTGGTCGCAGCTCGGCCTGACCGGGACGCTGTGGCCGCTCATCCTGCCGAACCTGCTCGGCGACGCGTTCTCGATCTTCCTGCTGCGGCAGTTCTTCCTGACGATCCCGAGCGAGTACTCGGACGCCGCACGCATCGACGGCAACGGCGAGTTCGGGGTGCTCTGGCGGGTGGTCATCCCGATGGCGAAGCCGGGTATCGCGGCCACCGCGATCTTCCTGTTCTTCGCCTCCTGGAACGACTACTACGGACCGCTGCTGTACACGTCCGAGAACCCGGCCGCGTGGCCGGTCGCCTACGGGCTCGCGTCGTTCCGCGGCGTGCACGGCACCGTCTGGGGGCTCACGATGGCGATGACGATGCTCGTCACCGTGCCCGTCGTCCTGATCTTCTTCTTCGCCCAACGCGTCTTCGTCGAGGGCATCACACTCACCGGCGTGAAGGGATAG
- a CDS encoding sugar ABC transporter permease: MTATLDRAGRVAARPARRSAARRRRNLVTLALLAPALLGLLIFFVYPLIASVYYSFTRFDLVSAPQWIGFRNYEYLFTRDPNVWLATLNTLWFVVIWVPVKTAFALLIAGLLARARRASGFWRTVFYLPALVPPVASVVAFVFLFNPGTGPVNQVLAWFGIKGPLWFNDPAWSKPSLVLLGIWVMGDVMIIFLAALLDVPREQYEAASLDGAGGLQKLRYVTLPSIGPVLLFAAVTGVIAAIQYFTEAAVASSVASGKAVVGQGISTNLGYPDGSLLTYTQWLYVRGFGTYQLGYASALAVLLFVVAAVILVLLLRRFKAFTPEGAQ; the protein is encoded by the coding sequence ATGACCGCCACCCTCGATCGTGCGGGGCGGGTCGCCGCCCGCCCCGCACGGCGCTCCGCCGCCCGGCGCCGCCGCAACCTCGTGACCCTCGCCCTGCTCGCCCCGGCGCTGCTCGGCCTGCTGATCTTCTTCGTCTACCCGCTGATCGCGTCCGTGTACTACTCGTTCACGCGCTTCGACCTGGTCTCGGCTCCGCAGTGGATCGGCTTCCGCAACTACGAGTACCTGTTCACGCGGGACCCGAACGTGTGGCTGGCGACACTCAACACGCTGTGGTTCGTGGTGATCTGGGTGCCCGTGAAGACGGCGTTCGCGCTGCTCATCGCCGGCCTGCTGGCCCGCGCGCGGCGCGCCTCCGGGTTCTGGCGGACGGTGTTCTACCTGCCGGCCCTCGTGCCGCCGGTGGCGAGCGTCGTGGCGTTCGTGTTCCTGTTCAACCCGGGGACGGGGCCGGTCAACCAGGTGCTCGCCTGGTTCGGCATCAAGGGTCCGCTGTGGTTCAACGACCCCGCGTGGTCGAAGCCGTCGCTGGTGCTGCTCGGCATCTGGGTGATGGGCGACGTCATGATCATCTTCCTGGCCGCGCTGCTGGATGTGCCGCGCGAGCAGTACGAGGCGGCGTCGCTCGACGGCGCGGGCGGCTTGCAGAAGCTGCGCTACGTGACTCTCCCGTCGATCGGACCCGTGCTGCTGTTCGCGGCGGTCACCGGGGTCATCGCGGCCATCCAGTACTTCACGGAGGCGGCGGTCGCGTCCTCGGTCGCGTCGGGCAAGGCGGTCGTCGGCCAGGGCATCTCGACCAACCTCGGCTACCCCGACGGCTCGCTCCTGACCTACACGCAGTGGCTCTACGTCCGCGGCTTCGGCACCTACCAGCTCGGCTACGCCTCGGCGCTCGCGGTGCTGCTGTTCGTCGTCGCGGCCGTGATCCTCGTCCTGCTGCTCCGCCGCTTCAAGGCGTTCACCCCAGAAGGCGCGCAATGA
- a CDS encoding sugar ABC transporter substrate-binding protein: MKHRHLVAAAAITAAAALALSGCSGGSGGANFSDSTPKDLSGTVSFWHFFSDREAKVIQSVVDDFEKKYPKIKVDVHSGQDDEKLQKAIATGSKVDVGLSYSTDIVGNFCSNGAFRSLNKVIERDGVDLSQFSDTVKSYTEYKGTRCAMPMLADVYGLYYNKDLLQAAGYTAPPKTLTELESMAEKLTTLNPDGSIKTLGFNPTMGWYENSAAHYGPAADAEWLKPDGTSAVGSSEGWKQLMTWQKGFVDKIGWDKLNAFTSGLGQEFSADNAFQTGQVAMNLDGEYRTAFIDDQAKGLNYGTAPFPTTDEHTDMYGGGYITGNIIGISKGSKQPELAWALLKYLTTDTDAVVKLANGLKNVPTTKDALNSPKLEVSEQFKTFLDIAADKNVQTTPPSPLGAGYQQSFEDYWNKYQSQGGDLDAGLKAVDKQIDDALSLSTGP; the protein is encoded by the coding sequence GTGAAACACCGTCATCTCGTCGCCGCGGCCGCGATCACCGCCGCCGCCGCGCTCGCCCTCTCCGGCTGCTCCGGAGGCTCCGGCGGCGCGAACTTCAGCGACAGCACCCCGAAGGACCTGAGCGGCACCGTCTCGTTCTGGCACTTCTTCTCCGACCGCGAGGCGAAGGTCATCCAGTCCGTCGTCGACGACTTCGAGAAGAAGTACCCGAAGATCAAGGTCGACGTCCACTCCGGCCAGGACGACGAGAAGCTGCAGAAGGCCATCGCCACCGGCAGCAAGGTCGACGTCGGCCTCTCGTACTCCACCGACATCGTCGGCAACTTCTGCTCGAACGGCGCGTTCCGGAGCCTCAACAAGGTGATCGAGCGCGACGGTGTGGACCTGAGCCAGTTCTCCGACACCGTGAAGTCGTACACCGAGTACAAGGGCACCCGCTGCGCGATGCCGATGCTCGCCGACGTCTACGGCCTCTACTACAACAAGGACCTGCTCCAGGCCGCCGGCTACACGGCACCGCCGAAGACGCTCACCGAGCTGGAGTCGATGGCCGAGAAGCTGACGACCCTCAACCCGGACGGCTCGATCAAGACCCTCGGCTTCAATCCGACGATGGGCTGGTACGAGAACTCGGCCGCGCACTACGGCCCCGCCGCGGACGCCGAGTGGCTGAAGCCCGACGGCACGAGCGCGGTCGGCTCCAGCGAGGGGTGGAAGCAGCTCATGACCTGGCAGAAGGGCTTCGTCGACAAGATCGGCTGGGACAAGCTGAACGCGTTCACCTCGGGACTCGGACAGGAGTTCTCGGCCGACAACGCGTTCCAGACCGGCCAGGTCGCGATGAACCTCGACGGCGAGTACCGCACGGCGTTCATCGACGACCAGGCGAAGGGGCTGAACTACGGCACCGCGCCCTTCCCGACCACCGACGAGCACACGGACATGTACGGCGGCGGCTACATCACCGGCAACATCATCGGCATCTCGAAGGGGTCGAAGCAGCCCGAGCTCGCGTGGGCGCTGCTCAAGTACCTCACCACGGACACCGACGCTGTCGTGAAGCTCGCGAACGGCCTGAAGAACGTGCCGACCACGAAGGACGCGCTGAACAGCCCGAAGCTGGAGGTGTCGGAGCAGTTCAAGACGTTCCTCGATATCGCCGCGGACAAGAACGTGCAGACCACGCCGCCGAGCCCGCTCGGCGCCGGGTACCAGCAGTCGTTCGAGGACTACTGGAACAAGTACCAGAGCCAGGGCGGCGATCTGGATGCGGGCCTGAAGGCGGTCGACAAGCAGATCGACGACGCGCTCTCGCTGAGCACGGGACCGTGA
- a CDS encoding NAD-dependent dehydratase: MAATRTLFIGGTGVISSACVAEALEQGHEVTVVNRGNSSTRPLPDGVEVLHADVRDPESVHRVLGERSFDVAAEFLSFTPEHIRTDLGLFEGRVGQFVFISSASAYQKPPSRVPVTESTPLRNPFWQYSRDKIACEDLLMEAYRDRGFPVTIVRPSHTYDRTMIPTTGHWTDLARMRRGAPVVVHGDGTSRWTITHNTDFAVAFVGLLGRPEAVGDSFHITGDEAPTWDRIYCDLAEALGVEAELVHVASESIAAVIPEAGPGLLGDKAHSMHFDNSKVKALVPGFQAKVPFARGAGEIVEWFLADAERQKVDPDLDAAFDRLVDHARAFAAVSV; the protein is encoded by the coding sequence ATGGCAGCGACACGGACACTCTTCATCGGAGGCACGGGCGTCATCAGCTCGGCCTGTGTGGCGGAGGCGCTGGAGCAGGGTCACGAGGTCACGGTGGTGAACCGCGGCAACAGTTCGACGCGTCCGCTTCCGGACGGCGTGGAGGTGCTGCACGCCGACGTCCGCGACCCGGAGAGCGTCCACCGCGTCCTCGGCGAGCGCAGCTTCGACGTCGCGGCGGAGTTCCTGTCGTTCACCCCGGAGCACATCCGGACCGACCTGGGGCTGTTCGAGGGCCGGGTGGGGCAGTTCGTCTTCATCAGCTCGGCGTCGGCGTATCAGAAGCCTCCGTCGCGCGTGCCGGTCACCGAGTCCACTCCCCTGCGCAACCCGTTCTGGCAGTACTCGCGCGACAAGATCGCGTGCGAGGACCTGCTGATGGAGGCGTACCGCGACCGCGGCTTCCCGGTCACGATCGTGCGCCCCTCCCACACCTACGACCGCACGATGATCCCGACGACCGGGCACTGGACCGACCTGGCGCGGATGCGTCGCGGCGCCCCCGTGGTCGTGCACGGCGACGGCACCAGCCGCTGGACGATCACGCACAACACCGACTTCGCCGTCGCGTTCGTGGGCCTGCTCGGCCGCCCGGAGGCGGTGGGCGACAGCTTCCACATCACCGGCGACGAGGCGCCCACCTGGGATCGGATCTACTGCGACCTCGCCGAGGCGCTCGGCGTCGAGGCCGAGCTGGTGCACGTCGCGAGCGAGTCGATCGCCGCCGTGATCCCGGAGGCCGGCCCCGGGCTGCTCGGGGACAAGGCCCACTCCATGCACTTCGACAACAGCAAGGTGAAGGCGCTCGTGCCCGGCTTCCAGGCGAAGGTGCCCTTCGCCCGCGGCGCCGGCGAGATCGTGGAGTGGTTCCTCGCCGACGCCGAGCGCCAGAAGGTCGACCCGGACCTGGACGCCGCGTTCGACCGGCTGGTCGACCACGCGCGCGCGTTCGCCGCGGTGTCCGTCTGA
- a CDS encoding mechanosensitive ion channel protein MscS, giving the protein MRSWPALAVACFLAVVVAVAVTALLALILRLIGRRREWPALLIRRSRLPFRLFLLVVVLWIAVAVTLPPDTTEAWRTGIHHAFLILAIATGTWFAAALVIFVEDLGLARYRLDVPDNRYARRVRTQVLILRRLTVVAAVVIGLGAILLTFPALQAAGASLLASAGIIGIIAGVAAQSSLANLFAGIQLAFSDAIRIDDVVVVEQQWGTIEEITLTYVVVHVWDDRRLVLPSTYFTTKPFENWTRQHSELLGSVEFDLDWRVSTGGMRAELNRVLAGTDLWDHRTGILQVTDAVGGFVRVRVLVTAKDAPTLFDLRCLIRERLIDWMQRYSPASLPRQRVELVEKPEAQERPLRARSEDEGRLFSGTPEGEQRAQQFTDAIPVIRSTDGEPVAVDPDDIPDSARAPKENR; this is encoded by the coding sequence CTGCGCAGTTGGCCCGCCCTCGCCGTCGCCTGCTTCCTGGCTGTCGTCGTCGCCGTGGCGGTCACCGCCCTGCTCGCCCTCATCCTGCGGCTGATCGGCAGGCGGCGCGAGTGGCCGGCGCTGCTGATCCGCCGCTCCCGGCTGCCGTTCCGGCTGTTCCTGCTTGTCGTCGTCCTCTGGATCGCGGTGGCGGTGACCTTACCGCCCGACACGACGGAGGCGTGGCGCACCGGCATCCACCACGCGTTCCTCATCCTCGCGATCGCGACCGGCACGTGGTTCGCCGCCGCGCTCGTCATCTTCGTCGAAGACCTCGGCCTCGCCCGCTACCGGCTCGACGTGCCCGACAACCGGTACGCGCGGCGCGTGCGCACGCAGGTGCTCATCCTGCGCCGGCTGACCGTGGTCGCGGCCGTCGTCATCGGGCTCGGCGCCATCCTGCTCACGTTCCCGGCCTTGCAGGCGGCCGGCGCAAGCCTGCTGGCCTCCGCCGGGATCATCGGCATCATCGCCGGTGTCGCGGCGCAGTCGAGCCTCGCCAATCTGTTCGCCGGCATCCAGCTCGCCTTCTCGGACGCCATCCGCATCGACGACGTCGTCGTGGTGGAGCAGCAGTGGGGCACGATCGAGGAGATCACCCTCACCTACGTCGTCGTGCACGTGTGGGACGACCGGCGGCTGGTGCTGCCATCGACCTACTTCACGACGAAGCCGTTCGAGAACTGGACGCGCCAGCACAGCGAGCTGCTGGGGTCCGTGGAGTTCGACCTCGACTGGCGCGTCTCGACCGGCGGGATGCGGGCCGAGCTCAACCGCGTCCTCGCCGGCACCGATCTCTGGGACCACCGCACCGGCATCCTCCAGGTGACGGACGCGGTGGGCGGCTTCGTGCGGGTCCGCGTCCTGGTGACCGCGAAGGACGCCCCGACGCTCTTCGACCTGCGCTGCCTCATCCGCGAGCGCCTCATCGACTGGATGCAGCGCTACTCGCCCGCCTCCCTTCCGCGGCAGCGCGTCGAGCTGGTGGAGAAGCCGGAGGCGCAGGAGCGGCCGCTGCGCGCCCGCAGCGAGGATGAGGGCCGGCTGTTCAGCGGCACGCCCGAGGGGGAGCAGCGGGCGCAGCAGTTCACCGACGCGATCCCCGTGATCCGGTCGACCGACGGCGAACCCGTCGCGGTCGACCCCGACGATATCCCGGACAGCGCGAGAGCACCGAAGGAGAACCGATGA